The Pararge aegeria chromosome 8, ilParAegt1.1, whole genome shotgun sequence genome window below encodes:
- the LOC120625878 gene encoding ubiquitin carboxyl-terminal hydrolase-like — protein MAVALPMESNPETMNRYLQKLGVPSKWRMVDVVGLEEDALSWVPRPVLAVILLFPLSPNYEQHRAQQESELLKKGNEAPKDVFYLKQVLSNVCGAIALVHSVANNTNKIDLEDGLLKNYINDAKSLDAAGKGALLENSANILQAYKEAAESADKTIEEENEPVNYHFVTFIHRDGNLYELDGRKSSPINHGPTTAERLLEDAAKICRDFIAREPDNIGFNVVALVPIQ, from the coding sequence ATGGCTGTCGCATTACCAATGGAGTCTAACCCCGAGACTATGAACCGATACTTACAAAAATTAGGTGTTCCAAGTAAATGGCGTATGGTAGACGTTGTGGGTCTAGAGGAGGACGCCTTAAGCTGGGTACCGCGTCCCGTACTAGCCGTGATACTCCTCTTTCCGCTCTCCCCAAATTACGAACAACATCGTGCTCAGCAAGAGAGTGAGTTGCTGAAAAAAGGCAATGAAGCCCCCAAAGATGTCTTTTACTTGAAGCAAGTCCTCAGCAACGTTTGCGGAGCCATAGCGTTGGTACATAGCGTCGCTAATAACACCAACAAGATCGACCTCGAAGATGGGCTTTTGAAGAATTATATAAACGACGCCAAAAGTCTTGATGCTGCGGGCAAAGGAGCTCTTTTGGAGAATTCCGCAAATATTTTGCAAGCTTATAAGGAAGCTGCAGAGTCAGCTGATAAGACAATAGAAGAAGAAAATGAACCGGTTAATTATCACTTTGTAACATTTATTCATAGAGACGGAAATCTTTACGAATTGGATGGGCGTAAGTCTTCGCCTATTAACCATGGACCGACGACTGCTGAACGTCTTCTGGAAGACGCTGCAAAAATATGCCGTGATTTCATCGCTCGTGAACCAGATAATATTGGTTTTAATGTGGTAGCGCTTGTTCCTATACAATAG